From Syngnathoides biaculeatus isolate LvHL_M chromosome 19, ASM1980259v1, whole genome shotgun sequence, a single genomic window includes:
- the LOC133492816 gene encoding uncharacterized protein LOC133492816, which produces MGKYIIQERNFEGQMVVDFAKRMEMAVVNTYFQKREEHIVTYKSGGRSTQVDYILCRRCNLKITDCEVVVRESVAQQHRMVVCRMTLVVGRKIKKTKVEQRTMWWKLRKEKCCVAFRKEVRQALDGQQKLPEDWTTTAKVIRETGRRVLGVSSGRKGETETWWWNPKIQGVIQRKRLSKKKWDTERTEERRKEYIEMRRRAKAKQEAYKDMHTRLDTKEGEKDLYRLARQRARDGKDVQQVRVIKDRDGNVLTGASSVLNRWKKYFEKLMNEENEREGRVEEASVKDHEVAMITKGEVRKALQRMKNGKAVGPDDIQLEVWKQFGEMAVEFLTNLFNRILAEEKVPEEWRKSVLVPIFKNKGAVQRNKVEGKVYKPTMLYGLEMVALETTGSRKQNWSWHAKEREEEQRSHNNQ; this is translated from the exons atgggtaagtacatcatccaggaaaggaactttgagggacagatggtggtggactttgcaaaaaggatggagatggctgtagtgaacacttatttccagaagagggaggaacatatcgtgacctacaagagcggaggtagaagcacgcaggtggattatattttgtgcagacgatgtaatctgaagattaCTGACTGTGAAGTAGTGGTacgggagagtgtagctcaacagcataggatggtggtgtgtaggatgactctggtagtgggtagaaagattaagaagacaaaggtagagcagagaaccatgtggtggaagctgagaaaggaaaaatgttgtgtggcttttcggaaagaggtgagacaggctctcgatggacagcagaagctcccggaagactggactacgacagccaaggtaatcagagagacaggcaggagagtacttggtgtgtcttctggtaggaaaggggagacggagacttggtggtggaaccccaaaatacagggagtcatacaaagaaagagattatcgaagaagaagtgggacactgagaggactgaggagaggcggaaggaatacatcgagatgcgacgtagggcaaaggctaaacaggaggcatataaagacatgcacaccaggttggacacgaaagaaggagaaaaggatctctacaggttggccagacagagggcgagagatgggaaggatgtgcagcaggtaagggtgattaaggatagagatggaaatgtgttgactggtgccagtagtgtgctaaatagatggaaaaaatactttgagaagttgatgaatgaagaaaatgagagagaaggaagagttgaagaggcaagtgtgaaggaccacgaagtggcaatgattactaagggggaagttagaaaggcactacaaaggatgaaaaatggaaaggcagttggtcctgatgacatacagctggaggtatggaagcaatttggagagatggctgtggagtttttgacgaacttattcaacagaatactagcagaagAAAAggtgcctgaagaatggaggaaaagtgttctagttcccatttttaaaaacaaaggcgctgttcagaggaataaagttgagggcaaagtttataaaccgaccatgttgtacggattagagatggtggcactggagacaacaggaagcaggaagcagaactggag ttggcatgcaaaagagcgagaggaagagcaaagatcTCATAATAATCAATGA